The Ectothiorhodospiraceae bacterium 2226 region TCGACGAAGTTGCCGACGTGCACCGCGGCGGCGAGGCGCGCGCCGGGGCGCAGGCGCGCGAACGGGCCGATGCGCGCGCCGGCGCCGACCTCGGCGCCGTCGAGCACGCTGTGCGCGGCGATCTGCGCGCCGTCGGCGATGGTGACGTCCTTGAGCACGCAGTGCGCGCCGACGCTCACTCCGCTGCCGAGCACCACCCGCCCTTCGATGATCACGTTCACGTCGATGGTCACGTCCTGCCCGGCCTCGAGCGTGCCGCGCAGGTCGAAACGCGCCGGGTCGCGCAGGGTCACGCCCGCGCGCATCAGCCGCTCGGCCGCACGGCGCTGGTACACGCGCTCGAGGTGCGCGAGCTGGCTGCGATCGTTGACGCCGAGGATCTCGTCGATGCTGTCGGGCTGCGCGCTCGCGACCTCCACTCCTTCCGTGGCGGCCAGGCCCACCACGTCGGTGAGGTAGTACTCGCCCTGCGCGTTGCTGTTGTCCACGCGCGCGAGCCAGTCGCCGAGGCGCGCCGCGTCGGCCGCCAGGATGCCGGTGTTGACCTCGCGGATGGCGAGCTGTTCGGGGCCGGCGTCTTTCTGCTCGACGATGCCGTGCACGCGGCCGTCCGCATCGCGCTGGATACGGCCGTAGCCGGTGGGGTCTTTGAGTGTAGCGGTCATCAGCGCGAGCGCGCCCTCGGCGGCCAGCAGGCGGCGCAGCGTGTCCACCTCGACCAGCGGCACGTCGCCGTAGAGCACCAGCACGCGGTGCTCACGCGGAATGGCGGGCAGGGCCTGCGCCACCGCGTGGCCGGTGCCGTGCTGCTCGGCCTGCAGCACCCAGTGCACGTCGTCGCGGGTAGCAAAGTGCGCGCGCACGGCCTCGGCGCCGTGGCCGTGCACCACGTAGATCGCGGCGGGTTGGAGTGCGGCGGCGGTGTCGAGTACGTGCGCGAGCAGCGGCCGGTCGGCCAGCGTGTGCAGCACCTTCGGCACGCGCGAGCGCATGCGCGTGCCCTGGCCGGCAGCCAATACAACCACGGAAAGCGCGGAGGCCATGTAGCGAATCTCTCCCTCACGAAACGGCGGTCAATGCGCCGGCGATAGCTTCACCGACGCCACCCGCAGGCGGTACACCAAGGGGCGCACGGCCAGGGGGCGGTTGCCGTCCAGCGTAATCTGATTGTCTTCGCGCACGGTGACGACCAGTGTGAGCTGGTCGCCCCGCTCGTTCTCGAAACGCGCCTCGGCACCGACGCTGCGGTGGCAGAGGGCCCGGTTGCGCAGGCTTCCTCGCGATACGTCCGAGGGGCTCGTGCGGCGCGCCTGAGGCACGTTGGCCTGCCCTTCGCGGGCGGCGTCAGCTTGAGCACATGGAGCGCCGGTTTCGTTCGTAGAATATAGCTCACGCGTATGTTCACCCGCTCGAGCATGCGTCCCGATTCGTCCTCGTGCACTAGGCGAGCCCCGCGTGCACGCCGGCGCGGTTCCGCGCTAGCGCTGGCGTTTCCCCCGCAACGAAGAAAGGGCAGCCTACGCTGCCCTTTCCGATTACGCCTGTTACTGCACCGCCGGTCAACTACGTCCGTGCTGGCCCATCTTCTTACGCAGCCGCTGGATGGTCTGCAGCTGGGCGATGGCCTCGGCGAGCTCCGCCTGCGCGGCCGCGTAGTCGACATCCGCCTTGCGGTCCTTGAGCGCCTGCTCGGCCCGCTGCTTGGCTTCGATCGCCGCGGCCTCGTCGACGTCCTTGGCCCGCAGCGCCGTGTCGGCCAGCACCGTCACGGTGTGCGGCTGCACCTCGAGCATGCCGCCGGAGACGTAGTAGAACTCCTCCTGGCCGCCCGGGGTGATGACACGCACCTCACCCGGCTTGAGCTGGGTGAGCAGCTGGCTGTGGCGCGGCAGGATACCGACCTCGCCCATCAGGGCGGGGGCGTACACCGCCTCCGCCGTGCCTGAGAAGATCTCCGCCTCGGCGCTCACGATGTCCACGTGCATGGTCATGGCCATAACTTAACTCCTTCCGCCGCAGCGGCTTACAGGGTCTTGGCCTTTTCCACCGCTTCGTCGATGGTGCCGACCATGTAGAAGGCCTGCTCGGGCAGGTGGTCATACTCGCCTTCCACGATGCCCTTGAAGCCGCGGATGGTCTCCTTGAGCGAGACGTACTTGCCGGGCGAGCCGGTGAACACCTCGGCCACGAAGAACGGCTGCGACAGGAAGCGCTGGATCTTACGCGCACGGGCCACGATGAGCTTGTCGTCTTCGGACAGCTCGTCCATGCCCAGAATCGCGATGATGTCCTTCAGCTCCTTGTAGCGCTGCAGGGTGTTCTGCACCGCGCGGGCCACGTTGTAGTGCTCCTGGCCGATGACCAGCGGGTCGAGCTGACGGCTGGTGGAGTCGAGCGGATCCACGGCGGGGTAGATACCCAGCTCGGCGATCTGACGCGACAACACGACGGTGGCGTCCAAGTGCGCGAAGGTGGTGGCGGGCGAGGGGTCGGTCAAGTCGTCCGCCGGCACGTACACGGCCTGGATGGAGGTGATGGAGCCGGTCTTGGTGGAGGTGATGCGCTCCTGCAGAGCACCCATTTCCGAGGCGAGGGTCGGCTGGTAACCCACCGCCGACGGCATACGACCGAGCAGTGCGGACACCTCGGTACCGGCCAGGGTGTAGCGGTAGATGTTGTCCACGAACAGCAGCACGTCGCGGCCTTCGTCGCGGAAGAACTCGGCCATGGTCAGGCCGGTCAGCGCCACGCGCAGACGGTTGCCCGGCGGCTCGTTCATCTGACCGTACACCAGCGCCACCTTGTCGAGAACGTTCGACTCCTTCATCTCGTGATAGAAGTCGTTACCCTCGCGGGTACGCTCGCCCACGCCGGCGAACACCGAGTAGCCGGAGTGCTCGATGGCGATGTTGCGGATGAGCTCCATCATGTTGACGGTCTTGCCCACGCCGGCGCCGCCGAACAGGCCGACCTTACCGCCCTTGGCGAACGGACAGATCAGGTCGATGACCTTGATGCCCGTCTCGAGCAGCTCGGTGCTCGCGGCCAAGTCTTCGTACTTCGGCGCTTGGCGGTGAATCGCCCAAGTCTGCTCGGCGCCCACCTCACCCTGCTCGTCGATGGGCTCGCCCAGCACGTTCATGATGCGGCCCAGGGTCTTGGTGCCCACGGGCACGGAGATCGGGCGACCCAGATTGGTCACCGCCGCCTCACGACGCACGCCTTCGGTGCTGCCCATGGCGATGGTGCGTACCACGCCGTCGCCCAGCTGCTGCTGCACTTCCAGCACCAGGCCACCGTCGTCGACCTGCAGCGCCTGGTTCACCGTCGGCAGCGAGCCGCGCGGGAACTCGACGTCGACCACCGCGCCGATGATCTGCACTATCTTTCCAGCATTCGTAGCCATTGTGTCTTCCTCGAAATTTCCTGAAACCTTTCGGCAGCCGCGCTCAAACGGCAGCGGCGCCCGCGACGATCTCCGAGAGCTCCTGCGTGATCGCCGCCTGGCGCGCCTTGTTGTAGGCAAGCTGCAGTTCACCGATCAGGTTGCCGGCGTTGTCCGAGGCAGCCTTCATGGCGACCATGCGGGCCGACTGCTCGCAGGCGATGTTTTCCACCACGCCCTGGTAGACCTGCGACTCGACGTAGCGCATCAGGAGCTGATCCAGCACCTCCGCCGCGTCGGGCTCGTACAGGTAGTCCCAGTGATGGGCCAGGGCCTGTTCGGGCTCCGGCGCGCTGACCGGCAGCAGCTGCATGACCTGCGGACTCTGCGTCATGGTGTTCACGAACTCGTTGTACACCAGGTACAGCCGGTCGATCTCGCCGTTGTCGTAGGCGTCGAGCATCACCTTCACGCTGCCGATCAGATCGGCGATGCGCGGGGCGTCGCCCAGGCCGGAGACCTGCGCCACGATGTTGGACCCCAGCCGCTTGAAGAAACCGCTCGCCTTCTGGCCCACGGTGCAGACCTGCACGCCGGCCTTCTGCGCGTCCCATTCCCGCATGCTGCCGATGGCGGCCTTGAACATGTTCACGTTCAGGCCGCCGCACAGGCCGCGATCGGTGGAGATCAGGATGTACCCGACGTTCTTCGCTTCGCGCTGCTCGAGGTACGGGTGGCGGTACTCCGGATGCGCCTGCGCCAGATGCGCAATCACGTTGCGTATCTTTTGGGCGTAGGGGCGCGCGGACGCCATGCGGTCCTGCGCCTTACGCATCTTGGACGCCGCCACCATTTCCATGGCGCGGGTGATCTTCTGCGTGTTCTTTACGCTTCGGATCTGTCCGCGAATCTCTTTGCCGCTCGCCATCGCTCGGCTCCCTTACCAGGTGTGGCTGGCTTTGAACTTCTCGATCGCTGCCTTCAATTCGGCCGCGATGTCGTCGTTGTAGTCACCGCTCTGGTTGATCTTGTCCAGCAGCGCGACGTGCTCGGCCTTCATGTACGACTGCAGCGCCTGCTCGAAGTCCACGACCTTCTTGACCTCGATGTCATCCAGGAAGCCCTGGTTGGCCGCGAACAGCGACACCGCCATCTGCGCGACGCTCAGCGGCTGGTACTGCTGCTGCTTCATGAGCTCGGTCACGCGCTGGCCGCGCTGGATCTGACGCCGGGTGGCCTCGTCCAGGTCGGACGCGAACTGCGCAAAGGCCTGCAACTCGCGGTACTGCGCGAGGTCCAGACGCACGCCGCCGCCCAGCTTCTTGATGATCTTCGTCTGCGCCGCACCACCGACGCGCGATACCGACAGACCGGCGTTGATGGCCGGGCGGATACCGGCGTTGAACAGGTCGGTCTCCAGGAAGATCTGACCGTCGGTGATCGAGATCACGTTGGTCGGCACGAACGCGGACACGTCGCCGGCCTGCGTCTCGATGATCGGCAGCGCCGTCAGCGAGCCGGTCTTGCCGGTGACCTTGCCGCCGGTCAGCTTGGCGACCTCATCGGCGTTGATGCGCGCGGCGCGCTCCAGCAGACGGGAGTGCAGGTAGAACACGTCACCGGGGTAGGCTTCGCGGCCCGGCGGACGACGCAGCAGCAGCGACACCTGGCGGTAGGCCCAGGCCTGCTTGGTGAGGTCGTCGTACACGATCAGGGCGTCTTCGCCCTTGTCGCGGAAGTACTCGCCCATCGCGCAACCGGCGTAGGGGGCGATGTACTGCATGGCGGCCGAGTCGGACGCGGTCGCGGCCACGATGATGGTGTGCTCCATCGCGCCGTTCTCTTCCAGCTTGCGCACCACGTTGGCGATGGAGGAGGCCTTCTGGCCGACCGCCACGTAGATGCACTTAACGCCGGTGCCCTTCTGATTGATGATCGCGTCCACCGCCACCGCCGTCTTACCGGTCTGGCGGTCGCCGATGATCAGCTCACGCTGACCGCGGCCGATCGGCACCATCGCGTCCACCGCCTTGAGGCCGGTCTGCATGGGCTGGTCGACCGACTGACGGGCGATAACGCCCGGGGCGATCTTTTCGATAGGCGAGGTCTGGGCCGCCGTGATCGGGCCCTTGCCGTCGATGGGCAGACCGAGCGCGTCGACGACGCGACCCAGCATCTCTTCGCCCACCGGCACTTCCAGAATACGGCCGGTGCACTTGACGCTGTCGCCCTCGGCGATGTGCTCGTAAGGACCCAGCACCACCGCGCCGACCGAATCACGCTCGAGGTTGAGCGCGAGGCCGAAGGTGTTGCCGGGGAACTCGATCATCTCACCGTACATCACGTCGGCGACGCCGTGGATGCGCACGATGCCGTCGGTGATGGAGACCACCGTGCCTTCGTTACGCGCCTCGGTCACCGCCTCGAATTTCTCGATGCGTTGCTTGATGAGATCGCTGATTTCCGCTGGATTCAGTTGCATGGTTGCAATCCTCTTGCCGACGCCGCTATCGGAGCAGCGCAGTGGCGAGTTTATTCAGATGGCCGCGCGCCGAGCCGTCGATCACCAGATCGCCCGCGCGAATGATGGCGCCCCCGAGCAGTGCCTCGTCGGTGCGGCAGCGCAGCGCGACCTTGCGGCCCAGGCGCTTGGCCAACGCGTCGGCGATGATCGCCTGCTGTGCGTCCGAGACCGGAAGGGCCGAAACCACCTCCGCCTCGACCGTGCCCTCGGCGTCCGCGCGTAGCATCTCGAACAGCGCCGCGATGTCCGGCAGCAGTTCGAGGCGCCCGTTGGCGGCCAAAGTCCGGATGAGGTTCCGGCCCTGCTCGTCGAGATTGTCGCCGCACACGTCCAGGATGATCTGCACCAGATCCTCGCGGCTCACGTGCGGGCTCTTGATGAGCGCGGCCATTTGCGCGTCGGCGGCCACCTGCGCCGCCCACTGCAACATCTCGGACCAACGCGCGAGCGCATTATGCTCGCGCGCCACCTCGAACGCGGCCTGCGCGTAGGGGCGGGCTATCGTGGTTGATTCGGCCATGGTCGGAGCCCCTTAGAGTTGAGCCGCCAGGTCCTTGAGCAGCGTTTCGTGGGTCTTCTGATCCACTTCACGCTTCAAGACCCGACCGGCACCGGCCACCGCCAGATTCACCACCTGACCGCGCAGCTGCTCGCGCGCCTGATTGGCTTGCTGCTCGATCTCCGCCTTGGCGGCGGTGATCAGCCGCTGACCTTCGTCGCGGGCAGTCGTCTTCGACTCTTCGACGATCTCATTGGCGCGGCGCTGGGCCTGGGCAATGATCTCGGCGGCCTGGTTTTTGGCGTCCTGCAGGATTTCCTTGGCGCGCTTCTCCGCCAATTCCTGCTCGTGGCGACCCCGCTCGGCCTGTGCCAGCCCGTCCGCAATACGCTTCTTGCGGTCTTCGAGCATCGTGGTGAGCGGGCCCCACAGAAAACGCTTCATGAACCAGATCAGCAGCACGAAGCTGAAGATCTGGGCGAAAAGCGTAGCTGTAATGTTCATTGGAGCACTCCTTTATCGCGGTACCGCGTGGGCGGGGCGTTTCCCCTGTTACTGCCCCAGCGCGGCGGCGACGGCTCCGGCGAACGGGTTGGCGAACACGAACCACATGGCCATACCGAGCACGATCATCGGGAAGGCTTCCATCAGGCCGCCGGTGAACAGCATCTGACCCATGAGCTGCGGACGCATTTCCGGCTGACGGGCGATACCCTCGATGTACTTCGAGCAGATCAGGCCCCAGCCCAGCGCGGAACCCAGACCGGCCGCGGCCAGAATGATGCCGACGCCGATCGCGGTGAAGCTGTACACGCTGGCAATGATTTCAGGATTCATCGAGGTCTTCTCCTAAAGTTGATGACGCACAAGTTGTAAAGAACAAACCCAAAAAAGGAATTCGGTCAGTGGTGTTCGTCTGCCGTGCTCGCCATACCGAGGTAGACGATGGTGAGCAGCATGAAGATGAACGCCTGCAGCGTGATGACCAGGATGTGGAAGATGCCCCAGCCGAGGTTGGGCAGCCACAGAATCCACCACGGTAGCAGCGCGATGAGCAGGAAGATCAGCTCGCCGGCGAACATGTTGCCGAACAGTCGCAGCGCGAGACTTACCGGCTTGGCGATCTCCTCCACCAGCGTCATGACGATGTTCACCGGGAACAGCCAGATGCCGAACGGATGCATGAGGAAGGTCTTCAGGTAGCCGCC contains the following coding sequences:
- the glmU gene encoding bifunctional UDP-N-acetylglucosamine diphosphorylase/glucosamine-1-phosphate N-acetyltransferase GlmU codes for the protein MASALSVVVLAAGQGTRMRSRVPKVLHTLADRPLLAHVLDTAAALQPAAIYVVHGHGAEAVRAHFATRDDVHWVLQAEQHGTGHAVAQALPAIPREHRVLVLYGDVPLVEVDTLRRLLAAEGALALMTATLKDPTGYGRIQRDADGRVHGIVEQKDAGPEQLAIREVNTGILAADAARLGDWLARVDNSNAQGEYYLTDVVGLAATEGVEVASAQPDSIDEILGVNDRSQLAHLERVYQRRAAERLMRAGVTLRDPARFDLRGTLEAGQDVTIDVNVIIEGRVVLGSGVSVGAHCVLKDVTIADGAQIAAHSVLDGAEVGAGARIGPFARLRPGARLAAAVHVGNFVEVKASEVGEGSKINHLSYVGDAHVGAGVNIGAGTITCNYDGANKHRTVIGDGAFIGSDTQLVAPVTVGPGATIGAGSTITRDTPADELTLSRSPQRTVKGWQRPVKAPKPSEER
- a CDS encoding F0F1 ATP synthase subunit epsilon, giving the protein MAMTMHVDIVSAEAEIFSGTAEAVYAPALMGEVGILPRHSQLLTQLKPGEVRVITPGGQEEFYYVSGGMLEVQPHTVTVLADTALRAKDVDEAAAIEAKQRAEQALKDRKADVDYAAAQAELAEAIAQLQTIQRLRKKMGQHGRS
- the atpD gene encoding F0F1 ATP synthase subunit beta — protein: MATNAGKIVQIIGAVVDVEFPRGSLPTVNQALQVDDGGLVLEVQQQLGDGVVRTIAMGSTEGVRREAAVTNLGRPISVPVGTKTLGRIMNVLGEPIDEQGEVGAEQTWAIHRQAPKYEDLAASTELLETGIKVIDLICPFAKGGKVGLFGGAGVGKTVNMMELIRNIAIEHSGYSVFAGVGERTREGNDFYHEMKESNVLDKVALVYGQMNEPPGNRLRVALTGLTMAEFFRDEGRDVLLFVDNIYRYTLAGTEVSALLGRMPSAVGYQPTLASEMGALQERITSTKTGSITSIQAVYVPADDLTDPSPATTFAHLDATVVLSRQIAELGIYPAVDPLDSTSRQLDPLVIGQEHYNVARAVQNTLQRYKELKDIIAILGMDELSEDDKLIVARARKIQRFLSQPFFVAEVFTGSPGKYVSLKETIRGFKGIVEGEYDHLPEQAFYMVGTIDEAVEKAKTL
- the atpG gene encoding F0F1 ATP synthase subunit gamma, producing MASGKEIRGQIRSVKNTQKITRAMEMVAASKMRKAQDRMASARPYAQKIRNVIAHLAQAHPEYRHPYLEQREAKNVGYILISTDRGLCGGLNVNMFKAAIGSMREWDAQKAGVQVCTVGQKASGFFKRLGSNIVAQVSGLGDAPRIADLIGSVKVMLDAYDNGEIDRLYLVYNEFVNTMTQSPQVMQLLPVSAPEPEQALAHHWDYLYEPDAAEVLDQLLMRYVESQVYQGVVENIACEQSARMVAMKAASDNAGNLIGELQLAYNKARQAAITQELSEIVAGAAAV
- a CDS encoding F0F1 ATP synthase subunit alpha; the protein is MQLNPAEISDLIKQRIEKFEAVTEARNEGTVVSITDGIVRIHGVADVMYGEMIEFPGNTFGLALNLERDSVGAVVLGPYEHIAEGDSVKCTGRILEVPVGEEMLGRVVDALGLPIDGKGPITAAQTSPIEKIAPGVIARQSVDQPMQTGLKAVDAMVPIGRGQRELIIGDRQTGKTAVAVDAIINQKGTGVKCIYVAVGQKASSIANVVRKLEENGAMEHTIIVAATASDSAAMQYIAPYAGCAMGEYFRDKGEDALIVYDDLTKQAWAYRQVSLLLRRPPGREAYPGDVFYLHSRLLERAARINADEVAKLTGGKVTGKTGSLTALPIIETQAGDVSAFVPTNVISITDGQIFLETDLFNAGIRPAINAGLSVSRVGGAAQTKIIKKLGGGVRLDLAQYRELQAFAQFASDLDEATRRQIQRGQRVTELMKQQQYQPLSVAQMAVSLFAANQGFLDDIEVKKVVDFEQALQSYMKAEHVALLDKINQSGDYNDDIAAELKAAIEKFKASHTW
- a CDS encoding F0F1 ATP synthase subunit delta; this encodes MAESTTIARPYAQAAFEVAREHNALARWSEMLQWAAQVAADAQMAALIKSPHVSREDLVQIILDVCGDNLDEQGRNLIRTLAANGRLELLPDIAALFEMLRADAEGTVEAEVVSALPVSDAQQAIIADALAKRLGRKVALRCRTDEALLGGAIIRAGDLVIDGSARGHLNKLATALLR
- a CDS encoding F0F1 ATP synthase subunit B, translating into MNITATLFAQIFSFVLLIWFMKRFLWGPLTTMLEDRKKRIADGLAQAERGRHEQELAEKRAKEILQDAKNQAAEIIAQAQRRANEIVEESKTTARDEGQRLITAAKAEIEQQANQAREQLRGQVVNLAVAGAGRVLKREVDQKTHETLLKDLAAQL
- the atpE gene encoding F0F1 ATP synthase subunit C, with translation MNPEIIASVYSFTAIGVGIILAAAGLGSALGWGLICSKYIEGIARQPEMRPQLMGQMLFTGGLMEAFPMIVLGMAMWFVFANPFAGAVAAALGQ